From Daphnia pulicaria isolate SC F1-1A chromosome 11, SC_F0-13Bv2, whole genome shotgun sequence, the proteins below share one genomic window:
- the LOC124316064 gene encoding mucin-5AC-like: MMPSFLLLRFDTEKIMRRNWHVLLFSFCVLVPLALTGSISSRLLEKKLDPSVPTMPTLSMDRDSLRSFYRRSRPASSMRPMKSPRPVSWGQYDACGGNILVPLSNDRNILIEQTYKSIDFPAGRTRPLVCSWKVEVSNTNCNRGLVTMTVDELSRLSDEEGCLNGFYRVSPFMKEAKICGRIGTVPPFQWHVDDRQPENVTISLKHIGLNDGNSEGLSFTLTGECLSNEVNVTIDESSMNSTSHWLARNSTDYGVPIVVFSTDDSGNDISMSNNFTEMLGGNSEIPLATTTMSPSIVTMPFSLDYYRSHKSTVDHQTWENPTTGSPNVLTRSPANAKSSVSQKPVTKRPQSTTSKKPTTKKPTTKNTTKKPTPRVSSTTARPTTKKPSTARPPSTTVRPTTGTNRPTTRAPTSTTRPPTKRSSTTRSPPKTTRPATTTKKPTTRPRTTTASRPTTKRPSTRPTTRRPDVDDDDNSDMPWLVLKSPSSGGQPFSSDIYQQNPVNTHVNKIAPMPINENGEIPWLIMKTPNHNQLLPKVQPVVSSTLVTKRPATKTTKKPNKKPSKSKSKSTTSQPNVKGRQPNTSASPPTCPQSPVCPVCPVQPSVSSDSGLSYIRRPTMVHSVSWDQYDTCGGTINVPLSFDRLSSYESLHFPAGRNFPLSCTWNVKVRNTNCTNGRGRITLRVDGRSRLADVKGCTKGYYTVFPFMMQAKICGRIGTAPPLHWYIDDQQPEDVTIVMENIGLDDGRAEGFSFSLQGECIPSKPDAKKLDVVIDNYWSQNRWMSRVLEDFKSGDGPRVHIPGVFGLGTNSAYSEIEADEPYDDSSFSNSVGHKDEFAPPTVTQLQAPQTGGNRSSTNAYPAATHFTVQSSQILAPDRPSAVPVSSNSIPSVIIRQPSTTVKPSTTTRAPVSTVKSSWINFYDSYESETGPLVHTSSTTTTTVRPWTQVVPSTSVPPVTRRPATSARPTSTKSPVIFSHSPETPWLILKSPNSTQQSWSDIYSTSDYRLPSTTARPSSIRPTTQIPTTTARPFTKRPSLSSQTISYTPKVPKMTTTTSTRPPRTPSTTPEPSVGIQAGFYNTEWHTDSSSTFVPTVNGGQLRLDTCRGNVLVPLSSDPNSHQEFITVKSTWFPFNRITPLICSWNVKVSNNCRRGVVTMTVDERSRLADDEDCLRGYYRVAPFMNESKICGRVHTVPAFQWYVDNQQPEDVTIILKHVGLNDGYSEGLAFTLSGECLTDESDLTKSKASKSYNSWMQQLASQSLNLGVPTVVLPDVYQPSSGDYPQSKTNPGDDLLAKENFITPHQTSTYSQISPDSILSLSSFYPNATSDPTIFSDASDEDLEDLWLILQSPSSKQSLPSSSEEESDDVSLEVSKSANIPVDDVFDDALSYITRLLNETKKIRSPLKKHH, encoded by the exons ATGATGCCCAGCTTTCTTTTACTGAGATTCGACACTGAAAAG ATAATGCGTCGAAATTGGCACGTCTTGTTGTTCAGCTTTTGTGTCCTCGTGCCGCTCGCTTTGACAG GTTCCATATCGAGCCGACtgctggaaaagaaattggatcCGAGTGTGCCGACGATGCCCACATTGTCGATGGACAGAGACAGTTTGCGTTCGTTTTACAGACGCAGTCGGCCAGCTAGCAGCATGCGTCCAATGAAAAGCCCCCGGCCCGTTAGCTGGGGCCAATATG ATGCTTGCGGTGGTAATATTCTGGTCCCCTTATCAAATGACCGGAATATCCTTATTGAGCAGACCTACAAATCAATTGATTTTCCTGCCGGACGAACCCGCCCGTTGGTTTGCTCTTGGAAAGTGGAG GTGAGCAATACGAACTGCAATCGCGGGCTGGTGACCATGACTGTCGATGAGCTCAGTCGGCTGTCGGATGAAGAAGGATGTCTCAATGGATTTTATCGCGTCTCACCTTTCATGAAGGAAGCCAA aatCTGCGGGCGTATTGGAACTGTTCCGCCTTTTCAATGGCACGTCGACGATCGGCAGCCCGAAAATGTTACCATCAGCTTGAAACATATCGGCCTCAATGACGGCAATTCGGAAGGATTGTCGTTTACTCTAACAG GTGAATGTCTATCCAACGAAGTGAACGTGACCATTGACGAATCCTCGATGAATTCCACCAGCCACTGGCTCGCGAGAAATTCAACCGATTACGGCGTCCCGATCGTGGTCTTCTCTACCGATGATTCCGGCAACGACATTTCAATGAGCAATAACTTCACGGAAATGCTTGGAGGGAATTCCGAGATTCCACTAGCAACGACGACCATGTCGCCTTCGATAGTCACCATGCCGTTCAGCCTGGACTACTACCGCAGCCACAAATCGACTGTCGACCACCAAACGTGGGAGAATCCAACGACCGGCTCCCCAAACGTGTTGACCCGTAGCCCGGCCAATGCCAAATCGTCGGTAAGCCAAAAACCAGTTACGAAACGGCCTCAATCGACAACTAGCAAGAAGCCAACTACCAAGAAGCCGACGACTAAAAACACGACCAAGAAACCAACACCGAGAGTCTCATCGACCACTGCCCGCCCCACTACTAAGAAGCCGTCCACAGCCCGACCTCCTTCGACGACTGTCCGACCAACTACCGGAACAAATCGGCCAACCACTCGTGCTCCAACGAGCACCACTCGACCGCCGACTAAGCGGTCCTCGACTACTCGGTCGCCGCCCAAAACTACCCGCCCGGCCACCACAACTAAAAAGCCAACAACTCGCCCTAGGACGACCACCGCCAGTAGGCCGACTACCAAACGTCCTTCAACTCGACCGACAACTCGACGGCCggatgttgatgatgatgataactCGGATATGCCGTGGCTTGTCCTGAAATCGCCTTCCTCTGGAGGCCAGCCCTTCTCGTCCGACATTTACCAGCAGAATCCAGTCAATACCCACGTGAACAAAATCGCTCCTATGCCCATCAACGAGAATGGCGAGATCCCTTGGCTCATAATGAAAACTCCCAATCACAATCAGTTGCTGCCGAAAGTTCAGCCGGTTGTCAGTTCTACGTTAGTTACCAAACGTCCAGCTACTAAAACTACCAAAAAGCCCAACAAAAAACCCagcaaaagtaaaagtaaaagcaCAACGAGCCAACCAAACGTCAAAGGTCGTCAACCAAATACCTCGGCCAGTCCCCCAACATGTCCTCAGAGTCCAGTTTGTCCGGTATGTCCAGTCCAGCCGAGCGTGTCATCAGATTCCGGCCTCTCATATATTCGTCGTCCAACAATGGTTCATTCCGTTAGTTGGGATCAATACG ATACTTGCGGAGGTACCATCAATGTTCCCTTGTCTTTTGATCGTCTCTCTTCGTACGAATCGTTGCATTTCCCTGCCGGACGCAACTTCCCATTGTCCTGCACTTGGAATGTCAAG gtgAGAAACACCAACTGCACGAATGGCCGTGGACGGATAACGTTGAGAGTTGATGGGCGGAGTCGACTGGCTGACGTCAAGGGATGCACCAAGGGATATTACACCGTTTTCCCGTTCATGATGCAAGCCAA AATCTGCGGTCGAATCGGAACTGCCCCGCCTCTGCACTGGTATATTGACGACCAGCAACCCGAAGATGTGACGATAGTTATGGAGAACATTGGACTCGACGACGGACGAGCTGAAGGTTTCTCGTTTAGCCTTCAAG GTGAGTGTATTCCGAGCAAGCCGGATGCCAAGAAACTGGACGTTGTCATTGACAATTATTGGTCTCAAAATCGATGGATGAGTCGTGTCTTGGAAGACTTTAAAAGTGGAGACGGCCCTAGAGTTCACATTCCTGGCGTATTTGGCCTTGGTACCAACTCGGCCTATTCCGAAATTGAAGCCGACGAACCGTACGACGACTCTTCGTTTTCCAATTCCGTCGGCCACAAGGATGAATTTGCACCACCAACAGTCACCCAACTGCAAGCTCCCCAAACCGGCGGCAATCGTTCCTCGACGAATGCTTATCCAGCAGCCACTCATTTTACCGTGCAATCCTCTCAAATATTGGCTCCCGATCGTCCGTCGGCAGTTCCAGTCTCATCGAACTCGATTCCTTCCGTTATCATTCGCCAACCGTCGACAACTGTGAAGCCGTCTACTACCACCAGAGCCCCTGTTAGTACAGTCAAGAGTTCCTGGATCAACTTTTACGATTCCTACGAGTCGGAAACTGGGCCACTTGTCCACACTTCGTCAACCACAACAACCACTGTTCGTCCTTGGACTCAAGTTGTTCCATCGACTTCAGTTCCTCCAGTTACTCGACGTCCTGCGACTAGCGCAAGGCCAACGTCCACCAAAAGCCCCGTCATTTTCAGCCATAGTCCTGAGACCCCCTGGCTCATATTGAAATCTCCCAATTCAACCCAGCAATCCTGGTCGGACATATACTCCACTTCCGATTACCGCCTCCCGTCGACTACCGCACGGCCCAGTAGCATTCGTCCAACTACACAAATTCCAACCACAACGGCCCGTCCATTTACTAAACGGCCATCTCTTTCGAGCCAGACCATCAGCTACACACCGAAAG TCCCTaaaatgacgacgacgaccagcaCCCGACCCCCTAGAACACCGTCAACAACACCAGAGCCGAGTGTGGGCATCCAGGCTGGATTTTACAACACGGAATGGCACACTGACAGCTCCTCAACTTTCGTGCCAACTGTCAATGGCGGTCAACTGCGTCTAG ATACGTGCCGAGGCAACGTCTTGGTCCCCCTGTCAAGTGATCCGAATTCGCATCAAGAGTTTATCACGGTCAAATCGACTTGGTTCCCGTTCAATCGCATCACTCCTCTCATATGCTCTTGGAATGTCAAG GTGAGCAACAACTGTCGTCGCGGAGTCGTGACCATGACCGTTGACGAACGCAGTCGACTGGCCGATGATGAGGATTGTTTGAGAGGCTATTATCGTGTGGCTCCCTTCATGAACGAATCCAA AATTTGCGGCCGTGTCCATACCGTTCCTGCCTTCCAGTGGTACGTCGACAACCAACAGCCGGAAGACGTCACTATTATCTTGAAACATGTCGGACTCAACGATGGTTACTCCGAAGGATTGGCTTTCACCCTATCAG gcgAATGTCTCACAGACGAATCGGATTTGACGAAAAGTAAAGCCTCCAAATCCTACAACAGCTGGATGCAGCAGCTCGCGAGTCAATCTCTAAACCTGGGAGTCCCTACG GTCGTCTTACCGGATGTGTATCAACCGTCCTCTGGTGATTACCCACAGTCGAAAACCAATCCAGGGGATGATCTCTTAGCCAAAGAAAACTTTATAACTCCTCACCAGACTAGTACCTACTCCCAAATATCTCCCGACTCGATCCTGTCCTTGTCGTCATTTTACCCGAACGCAACGTCCGATCCTACGATTTTTTCGGATGCTTCCGACGAAGATCTCGAAGATCTTTGGCTCATTCTACAATCGCCCAGCTCCAAGCAGTCCTTGCCGAGCTCTAGCGAAGAAGAATCCGATGACGTTAGCCTTGAAGTTTCCAAGTCGGCCAATATTCCTGTCGATGACGTTTTCGATGACGCACTGTCCTATATAACGAGGCTTTTGAATGAAACCAAAAAGATACGCAGTCCGTTGAAGAAACATCATTAG
- the LOC124316065 gene encoding mucin-5AC-like: protein MRQLFLWVLFCFAVPLTSAGVFKVHSRISNPITSLFANVKNSANKTLNKNMGNVVDYVGYFSATDDYKPYYNPEVVQSFAHTLSTPGYVGSSSIPIAPPKKGTYQYDTCGSTIVVPLTYNRKVLAEQTIKPTHKSTDFPAGRTYPLVCNWNVQATKNCSRARITLRVDGRSRLPDEEGCSKGYIRVSPFMKEAKICGRINYIQPYYWYVEDSKPEVVTITMKNIGLNDGFAEGFSFTLSGECLPIEIGIKKFDIGKENSGANGRWMYRMLSDSALSGVPTVVIPGVVAATGNSPLPTQTAANAESAKPLPVDTGNSDAEMLMLIQKDKERNQTTSTTSTTVETTLPPKKTTTSTTSTTTTVTTKRPIPDFDLETPWDVLKPLQPPNQSSSGSPSTSTTPTPRPLPLPFDNNPKPHPILNIKFPNRIHSTSSSATTLPMSSNTKPPTKPPKPSVFDLETPWDELKIHSMPSTESPPPSTVTVAPTSLSPISATTSHSKPLTTQEVVILKYNHRNQSVATYQPNAQPSTPDLDPPTSSTPAYLPVVSDYYETPAILPSPETYLSETAVVDGQDFNSVTIENPDLANFPVDEVFDDALSYITTLLDKPLLQKSLPKKPIRQQIHPPNRLVFKDFNEFPSFF from the exons ATGCGTCAATTGTTTCTTTGGGTTTTGTTCTGCTTTGCCGTCCCCTTGACATCGGCAG GAGTCTTCAAAGTCCATTCGCGCATCTCGAACCCGATCACGTCGCTGTTCGCCAATGTGAAGAACAGCGCCAACAAAACGCTAAACAAAAATATGGGAAACGTGGTCGATTACGTGGGTTACTTTAGTGCCACCGACGACTACAAACCTTATTACAACCCGGAAGTCGTGCAGTCGTTTGCTCACACTCTATCTACGCCGGGTTACGTTGGGAGCTCATCCATTCCCATTGCTCCGCCAAAAAAGGGAACTTATCAGTACG ATACGTGCGGGAGCACCATCGTTGTCCCCTTGACTTATAACCGAAAGGTCCTGGCAGAGCAAACGATCAAACCCACTCACAAGTCGACTGATTTTCCGGCCGGACGCACCTATCCCTTGGTCTGCAATTGGAATGTTCAG GCGACTAAGAACTGCAGTCGTGCCCG TATCACGTTGAGAGTGGACGGACGCAGTCGATTGCCGGATGAAGAAGGATGCTCCAAAGGATACATTCGTGTTTCCCCCTTCATGAAGGAAGCCAA GATTTGCGGTCGCATCAATTACATTCAGCCCTACTACTGGTACGTTGAAGATTCCAAACCCGAAGTTGTCACCATCACGATGAAGAATATCGGACTGAACGACGGCTTTGCCGAGGGATTTTCATTTACTCTCTCAG gtGAATGTCTGCCGATTGAAATTGGCATTAAAAAGTTTGACATCGGCAAGGAAAACAGCGGGGCCAATGGTCGGTGGATGTATCGAATGTTATCCGACTCTGCTCTATCGGGCGTTCCTACGGTGGTCATTCCGGGCGTCGTAGCGGCCACAGGTAACAGTCCTTTGCCGACCCAAACTGCAGCAAACGCTGAATCTGCCAAGCCACTGCCAGTTGACACGGGCAATAGCGATGCTGAGATGCTCATGCTCATTCAAAAGGATAAGGAACGCAACCAGACCACGTCGACGACATCGACCACTGTCGAAACAACACTAcctcccaaaaaaacaacaacctcgACCACATCGACCACCACTACTGTAACCACCAAGCGCCCCATTCCTGATTTCGATCTGGAGACTCCTTGGGACGTCCTCAAGCCTCTCCAACCTCCCAACCAATCCTCATCAGGATCTCCTTCGACGAGTACAACACCTACCCCCAGACCTCTGCCCTTGCCGTTCGACAACAACCCCAAACCTCATCCCATTCTCAACATCAAGTTCCCTAATCGAATCCATTCAACGTCGTCGTCAGCGACAACTTTGCCAATGAGCAGCAACACGAAACCCCCGACTAAACCGCCGAAACCTTCCGTTTTTGACTTGGAGACTCCTTGGGACGAACTGAAAATCCATTCCATGCCCTCGACTGAATCTCCTCCACCGTCTACCGTTACCGTTGCCCCGACAAGTTTATCTCCCATTTCAGCAACGACCAGTCACAGTAAACCATTAACGACTCAGGAAGTCGTCATCCTCAAGTACAACCATCGCAACCAATCGGTGGCGACTTACCAGCCCAATGCGCAACCTTCGACTCCCGACCTCGATCCTCCTACGAGCAGCACTCCCGCCTATCTGCCCGTCGTCAGCGATTATTACGAGACTCCCGCCATCCTCCCCAGCCCTGAAACGTACCTGTCGGAAACTGCTGTCGTTGATGGACAAGATTTCAATTCTGTCACCATTGAAAACCCAGATTTAGCCAATTTCCCTGTCGATGAGGTTTTCGACGATGCTTTGTCTTACATCACGACGCTGCTGGACAAACCACTGCTACAAAAATCGTTGCCCAAGAAGCCCATCCGGCAACAAATCCATCCGCCGAATCGGCTAgtatttaaagactttaacgAATTCCCATCATTCTTTTAA
- the LOC124315832 gene encoding uncharacterized protein LOC124315832 gives MRQPFLVLLLGLCLVVSLTSSAGLRVRIQRLPNPISSFWRGLKAGSSKIEKATNRIIFGSLGHFNTSTPEPPHVPTLVKSDEKLLNNVTTAVESKADDSPETRQLVITSGSHSSQTTNGHGSNYYSSNTHSQILNGEVVESSYESSLDDVYNAQYNNKKTNTYKGTILVPISTNPDFNKKFTVKSPSFPYERKTPLVSIWNVKVSKNCRRGLITMKINELSRLSDEEDCGDGFYRVSPFMKQAKICGRVDTVPPFKWYVDEREPEDVVITLKHDGLNDGYSEGLGFTLQGECLPNDSDMTKSKALKSYSTWMQKLYKDYATNGYPTVVIPGLDLASVTVAETNNPPDDNSDSLFVLNPSLDSGSEPPIQPISPDQIWTPSSFLTPVVPVVAASKPSQTNRPVSTTPAHQSSWSQSYPHEITTQQQTTPQRPNIPIAVDEDLDDAISYITTLLDKPLKARKPLTKQ, from the exons ATGCGCCAACCGTTTCTCGTCTTGTTGCTCGGCCTCTGCCTTGTCGTCTCACTCACCTCTTCGGCTG GACTCAGGGTGCGAATCCAGCGACTCCCCAATCCCATTTCGTCGTTTTGGCGGGGCTTGAAAGCTGGCAGCAGCAAAATCGAAAAAGCCACCAACCGAATTATTTTTGGCAGTTTGGGTCATTTCAACactagcacgccagagcctccGCACGTTCCGACGCTAGTCAAATCAGACGAAAAGCTGCTGAATAATGTTACAACAGCTGTCGAATCGAAAGCAGATGACAGTCCCGAGACGAGGCAACTGGTCATCACCAGCGGTTCTCACAGTTCGCAAACCACAAACGGCCACGGGAGCAATTACTATTCCAGTAATACACACTCGCAGATTTTAAACGGTGAAGTCGTCGAATCGTCGTACGAAAGTTCCCTAGACGATGTCTACAATGCCCagtacaacaacaagaaaacca ACACGTACAAAGGAACGATCCTCGTCCCCATCTCAACCAATCCCGATTTCAACAAAAAGTTCACGGTCAAATCGCCCAGTTTCCCGTACGAACGCAAAACGCCCCTCGTCAGCATATGGAATGTCAAG GTGAGTAAAAACTGCCGCCGGGGACTCATCACCATGAAAATCAATGAACTCAGTCGACTCTCGGACGAAGAGGATTGCGGCGATGGATTTTATCGGGTTTCTCCGTTCATGAAACAAGCCAA AATTTGTGGACGTGTCGACACCGTTCCGCCCTTCAAGTGGTACGTCGACGAAAGAGAACCGGAAGATGTCGTCATCACTTTGAAACACGACGGACTCAACGACGGATACTCTGAAGGACTGGGTTTCACCCTTCAAG GCGAATGTCTGCCAAACGATTCCGACATGACGAAAAGCAAAGCCTTGAAATCCTACAGCACCTGGATGCAGAAACTCTACAAAGATTACGCAACCAACGGTTATCCCACCGTGGTCATCCCAGGTTTGGATTTGGCCAGCGTTACCGTAGCGGAAACTAATAATCCGCCAGACGACAATTCTGATTCTTTATTCGTCTTGAATCCTTCGCTTGATTCCGGTTCCGAGCCTCCCATCCAGCCAATCTCTCCCGATCAGATTTGGACGCCCAGTTCCTTTCTGACTCCAGTTGTGCCAGTTGTGGCAGCCAGCAAACCATCACAGACAAATCGTCCAGTGTCAACCACTCCCGCTCATCAGTCGTCCTGGTCGCAAAGTTATCCACATGAAATAACAACCCAGCAGCAAACGACTCCACAAAGACCCAACATTCCGATTGCTGTCGACGAAGATCTCGACGATGCTATTTCGTATATCACGACACTATTGGATAAGCCATTAAAGGCACGCAAGCCATTAACGAAACAATAA
- the LOC124315831 gene encoding uncharacterized protein LOC124315831 isoform X1: MASSFSLTPASFHSAAAQTFTSASAVEILVRMRGIFIVLLLVLLGVTFTSTGIVDRISNPIKSYFNGFKTKDSKDTYSNEDLSIFTLDDLDIPESYAIKPPVMVNKNKPDKETAATAQKKRPVKKRKPSAAATRPRPSTATRPRPSASTRPRPSSVSKTRRRTTTTKRPRVNSVTGVILPESGELPVTGAHAVVATHMGEISVFTSDGRLWLNGPGIPKPVPLGSALDSDSIAAGNKDSYHIWVNTTSWTKLVSLEEIRRGRNPVLIKNDPRNRVQAMIDRKPLDRPLRLPLPPRVKGTYQYDTCGKNIILPLTADRTILMEQAIKPSYESTKFPEERDYPMVCTWNVKVNKACRRARITMKLDERSRLPDEDECAKGYLRISPFMNETKICGRIDSIPAFHWYVEDQQPNDVSIMMKNIGINDGFSEGLAFTLQGECLPIERGTFDVGQENREAYTNWMDRLLTEASTKGHGATISIPASTHQTPFDPPILPPIHLDDPNQKYSSWLTPAVPAKDNIDDALTDITTLLDASTNSTNTR, translated from the exons ATGGCGTCCTCGTTCAGTCTCACTCCAGCCTCATTTcattcagcagcagcacagacaTTCACTTCAGCATCAGCAGTCGAGATCCTTGT AAGAATGCGTGGAATATTTATCGTGTTGTTGCTGGTTTTACTCGGCGTCACTTTCACGTCGACAG GAATCGTTGATCGCATCTCGAATCCCATCAAATCCTATTTCAATGGCTTCAAGACCAAAGATTCCAAGGACACTTATTCAAACGAAGACCTCAGCATCTTCACGTTGGACGACTTGGACATTCCTGAATCCTACGCCATTAAGCCACCGGTCATGGTCAACAAAAACAAGCCCGACAAGGAAACAGCAGCTACTGCCCAGAAGAAACGGCCCGTTAAAAAACGCAAACCTTCAGCAGCTGCAACAAGACCCAGACCATCAACAGCCACAAGACCACGCCCATCAGCTTCCACACGGCCAAGACCTTCGTCTGTTTCCAAAACGAGACGCAGGACGACTACTACGAAACGTCCCAGGGTCAACTCGGTGACGGGTGTCATTCTTCCCGAATCTGGAGAATTGCCAGTCACCGGAGCTCACGCCGTCGTGGCCACCCACATGGGCGAGATTTCAGTCTTCACTTCAGATGGACGTTTGTGGCTCAACGGGCCGGGTATACCCAAACCGGTGCCGCTCGGCTCCGCACTGGACAGCGACTCTATTGCGGCTGGAAACAAAG ATTCCTACCACATTTGGGTCAACACGACCAGCTGGACCAAACTCGTGTCCCTAGAAGAAATCAGACGGGGCCGCAATCCCGTCCTCATCAAAAACGACCCGCGCAATCGTGTCCAGGCCATGATCGATCGCAAACCGCTGGATCGACCCCTCAGACTTCCCCTACCTCCGCGCGTCAAAGGAACTTATCAATACG ATACGTGCGGAAAAAACATTATTCTCCCCTTGACGGCTGATCGGACAATCCTGATGGAACAAGCCATCAAGCCCAGCTACGAGTCAACGAAATTCCCGGAAGAACGCGACTATCCTATGGTCTGCACTTGGAACGTCAAG GTGAATAAGGCCTGTCGTCGTGCACGCATCACGATGAAATTGGACGAACGCAGTCGACTACCGGACGAAGACGAGTGCGCCAAAGGATACCTCCGCATTTCCCCATTCATGAACGAAACCAA AATTTGCGGCCGGATCGATAGCATTCCGGCGTTCCACTGGTACGTCGAAGATCAACAGCCCAACGATGTGTCGATTATGATGAAGAATATCGGGATCAACGACGGTTTCTCCGAAGGACTGGCGTTTACTCTTCAAG gTGAATGTCTGCCGATCGAACGGGGAACGTTCGACGTCGGCCAGGAAAACCGCGAGGCTTACACCAACTGGATGGACCGTCTGTTGACGGAAGCTTCGACCAAGGGACACGGCGCCACCATTTCCATCCCAGCAAGTACGCACCAGACACCATTTGACCCTCCCATTTTGCCACCCATTCACCTGGACGACCCCAATCAAAAATATTCATCTTGGTTGACGCCGGCCGTCCCAGCCAAAGACAATATTGACGACGCCCTAACTGATATCACGACTTTGTTGGATGCATCCACTAATTCGACGAATACACGTTAA
- the LOC124315831 gene encoding uncharacterized protein LOC124315831 isoform X2 encodes MASSFSLTPASFHSAAAQTFTSASAVEILVRMRGIFIVLLLVLLGVTFTSTGIVDRISNPIKSYFNGFKTKDSKDTYSNEDLSIFTLDDLDIPESYAIKPPVMVNKNKPDKETAATAQKKRPVKKRKPSAAATRPRPSTATRPRPSASTRPRPSSVSKTRRRTTTTKRPRVNSVTGVILPESGELPVTGAHAVVATHMGEISVFTSDGRLWLNGPGIPKPVPLGSALDSDSIAAGNKDSYHIWVNTTSWTKLVSLEEIRRGRNPVLIKNDPRNRVQAMIDRKPLDRPLRLPLPPRVKGTYQYDTCGKNIILPLTADRTILMEQAIKPSYESTKFPEERDYPMVCTWNVKVNKACRRARITMKLDERSRLPDEDECAKGYLRISPFMNETKICGRIDSIPAFHWYVEDQQPNDVSIMMKNIGINDGFSEGLAFTLQGECLPIERGTFDVGQENREAYTNWMDRLLTEASTKGHGATISIPASTHQTPFDPPILPPIHLDDPNQKYSSWLTPAVPAKDNIDDALTDITTLLDASTNSTNTR; translated from the exons ATGGCGTCCTCGTTCAGTCTCACTCCAGCCTCATTTcattcagcagcagcacagacaTTCACTTCAGCATCAGCAGTCGAGATCCTTGT AAGAATGCGTGGAATATTTATCGTGTTGTTGCTGGTTTTACTCGGCGTCACTTTCACGTCGACAG GAATCGTTGATCGCATCTCGAATCCCATCAAATCCTATTTCAATGGCTTCAAGACCAAAGATTCCAAGGACACTTATTCAAACGAAGACCTCAGCATCTTCACGTTGGACGACTTGGACATTCCTGAATCCTACGCCATTAAGCCACCGGTCATGGTCAACAAAAACAAGCCCGACAAGGAAACAGCAGCTACTGCCCAGAAGAAACGGCCCGTTAAAAAACGCAAACCTTCAGCAGCTGCAACAAGACCCAGACCATCAACAGCCACAAGACCACGCCCATCAGCTTCCACACGGCCAAGACCTTCGTCTGTTTCCAAAACGAGACGCAGGACGACTACTACGAAACGTCCCAGGGTCAACTCGGTGACGGGTGTCATTCTTCCCGAATCTGGAGAATTGCCAGTCACCGGAGCTCACGCCGTCGTGGCCACCCACATGGGCGAGATTTCAGTCTTCACTTCAGATGGACGTTTGTGGCTCAACGGGCCGGGTATACCCAAACCGGTGCCGCTCGGCTCCGCACTGGACAGCGACTCTATTGCGG CCGGCAACAAAGATTCCTACCACATTTGGGTCAACACGACCAGCTGGACCAAACTCGTGTCCCTAGAAGAAATCAGACGGGGCCGCAATCCCGTCCTCATCAAAAACGACCCGCGCAATCGTGTCCAGGCCATGATCGATCGCAAACCGCTGGATCGACCCCTCAGACTTCCCCTACCTCCGCGCGTCAAAGGAACTTATCAATACG ATACGTGCGGAAAAAACATTATTCTCCCCTTGACGGCTGATCGGACAATCCTGATGGAACAAGCCATCAAGCCCAGCTACGAGTCAACGAAATTCCCGGAAGAACGCGACTATCCTATGGTCTGCACTTGGAACGTCAAG GTGAATAAGGCCTGTCGTCGTGCACGCATCACGATGAAATTGGACGAACGCAGTCGACTACCGGACGAAGACGAGTGCGCCAAAGGATACCTCCGCATTTCCCCATTCATGAACGAAACCAA AATTTGCGGCCGGATCGATAGCATTCCGGCGTTCCACTGGTACGTCGAAGATCAACAGCCCAACGATGTGTCGATTATGATGAAGAATATCGGGATCAACGACGGTTTCTCCGAAGGACTGGCGTTTACTCTTCAAG gTGAATGTCTGCCGATCGAACGGGGAACGTTCGACGTCGGCCAGGAAAACCGCGAGGCTTACACCAACTGGATGGACCGTCTGTTGACGGAAGCTTCGACCAAGGGACACGGCGCCACCATTTCCATCCCAGCAAGTACGCACCAGACACCATTTGACCCTCCCATTTTGCCACCCATTCACCTGGACGACCCCAATCAAAAATATTCATCTTGGTTGACGCCGGCCGTCCCAGCCAAAGACAATATTGACGACGCCCTAACTGATATCACGACTTTGTTGGATGCATCCACTAATTCGACGAATACACGTTAA